In a genomic window of Sutcliffiella sp. FSL R7-0096:
- a CDS encoding alpha/beta-type small acid-soluble spore protein translates to MANRNNSSNQLVAPGAQAAIDQMKYEIATEFGVNLGADTTSRSNGSVGGEITKRLVQMAEQSLGGR, encoded by the coding sequence ATGGCAAACAGAAACAATTCGTCTAATCAATTAGTAGCACCTGGAGCTCAAGCAGCTATCGACCAAATGAAGTATGAAATCGCGACTGAATTTGGTGTAAATCTTGGTGCAGACACAACTTCTCGCTCTAACGGATCTGTTGGTGGAGAAATCACTAAGCGTCTAGTTCAAATGGCTGAGCAATCCCTAGGCGGAAGATAA
- a CDS encoding amino acid ABC transporter permease: MYLTSILTDPERLERWMSIAQNSLLPLVKGALSYTIPLTLLSFSLGLMIAILTALARISPIKPLQILASVYVSIIRGTPLLVQLFIIFYGLPSIGVTIDSFPAAVIAFSLNVGAYASEIIRAAILSTPKGQWEAAYSMGMSYPQALRRIILPQASRVSIPPLSNSFISLVKDTSLASLILVTEMFRVAQQIAATNYEFLLLYAQAGAIYWIICFCLSLVQGRVERRLDRYVAK; this comes from the coding sequence ATGTACTTAACTAGTATCCTTACTGATCCGGAACGACTTGAAAGATGGATGTCAATCGCACAGAACTCCCTTCTCCCTTTGGTGAAGGGAGCTTTGTCTTATACGATTCCGTTAACATTGCTTTCATTCAGTTTAGGATTGATGATTGCCATTTTAACGGCATTGGCACGCATTTCTCCCATTAAACCGTTACAGATACTTGCTAGCGTTTATGTTTCCATCATTAGAGGTACTCCCTTATTGGTGCAATTGTTCATTATCTTTTACGGGTTACCTTCCATCGGTGTGACCATAGATTCATTTCCGGCAGCGGTCATTGCATTTTCTTTAAATGTAGGAGCGTATGCATCTGAAATCATTCGCGCTGCAATCCTGTCCACACCTAAAGGGCAATGGGAAGCAGCATATTCAATGGGGATGAGCTATCCACAGGCTTTAAGAAGAATTATTCTTCCACAAGCTTCACGTGTTTCTATACCTCCATTGTCCAATTCATTTATCAGTCTTGTAAAAGATACATCGTTGGCGTCGTTAATTTTGGTAACAGAGATGTTCAGGGTAGCCCAACAAATAGCAGCGACCAACTATGAATTCCTTCTTTTATATGCACAGGCAGGTGCGATTTATTGGATTATTTGCTTCTGCTTATCCTTAGTGCAAGGAAGAGTGGAGCGTCGATTAGATAGATATGTCGCAAAATGA
- a CDS encoding YheE family protein, with the protein MISHFQLKPLYQNNQLPGWHLSFFFKGHAVKAVYHKNGSIEWPESQALSEEEKQAVEAQIHELMLFHVYD; encoded by the coding sequence TTGATTTCTCACTTCCAACTTAAACCTTTATATCAAAACAACCAACTACCTGGCTGGCACCTTTCTTTCTTCTTTAAAGGTCACGCCGTAAAAGCCGTCTATCACAAAAACGGTTCAATTGAATGGCCAGAATCGCAAGCTCTTTCCGAAGAGGAAAAACAGGCTGTCGAAGCACAAATTCATGAATTGATGCTGTTCCATGTCTATGATTGA
- a CDS encoding helix-turn-helix domain-containing protein, which translates to MYNNLERIYKNALIQTSSPHSFSRYAWFLTPDNDYYGIENEALSPRDILFLETFLKRVEESQLSMTGTEKWWHELLFLQQQPEKDLFNAQRSLRFIHFHFSEPLLNKEEWKEAMLAFFDSEIEIVWDSLTSGVIIDLIPETKGDEFVSFSDMVDTTATDFYTNVKLYIGAYTSSQEDLAALFQWEERCFALSMKGRKQRSIHTFEHALPYIVTEQLEIGHLPPIKSMFGTILEDEKELLQSVKVYIENNMNVSLTAKKLFMHRNSLQYRIDKFIERTGIDIKNFQGALAAYLAIIIMENEHKR; encoded by the coding sequence ATGTACAACAATTTAGAGAGAATTTATAAGAACGCACTTATTCAAACATCATCCCCCCACAGTTTTTCACGCTACGCCTGGTTTCTTACCCCTGACAATGACTACTACGGAATTGAAAATGAAGCGCTGAGTCCAAGGGATATTCTTTTTCTCGAAACGTTTCTCAAAAGAGTCGAAGAAAGCCAACTTTCCATGACAGGTACGGAAAAGTGGTGGCATGAACTATTGTTTCTCCAACAACAACCTGAAAAAGACCTCTTCAACGCACAAAGATCTCTCCGGTTTATCCATTTTCATTTTTCCGAACCCCTATTAAATAAGGAAGAATGGAAAGAAGCAATGCTTGCGTTTTTTGACAGTGAAATAGAAATTGTATGGGACAGCCTTACAAGCGGAGTCATTATTGACTTAATACCAGAAACTAAAGGGGATGAGTTTGTATCCTTTTCTGATATGGTAGATACGACTGCCACCGATTTTTATACAAATGTTAAGTTGTATATCGGTGCCTATACCAGTTCTCAAGAAGACCTGGCAGCTCTGTTTCAATGGGAAGAACGGTGCTTTGCTCTTTCCATGAAAGGAAGAAAGCAGAGAAGCATCCATACGTTCGAGCACGCCCTCCCCTATATCGTGACAGAACAGTTAGAAATTGGACATCTCCCTCCCATCAAAAGCATGTTTGGAACGATCTTGGAAGATGAGAAGGAACTATTACAAAGCGTGAAGGTCTATATCGAAAATAATATGAATGTCTCGCTCACCGCAAAAAAGCTATTCATGCACCGGAACAGCCTTCAATACCGAATTGATAAATTCATTGAACGAACTGGTATCGATATCAAAAATTTTCAAGGCGCATTGGCAGCCTATTTGGCTATCATTATCATGGAAAATGAGCACAAAAGGTAA
- the ugpC gene encoding sn-glycerol-3-phosphate ABC transporter ATP-binding protein UgpC — protein sequence MAELKLDHIYKVYEGDVTAVKDFNLHIKDKEFIVFVGPSGCGKSTTLRMIAGLEEISKGDFEIDGKRMNDVAPKDRDIAMVFQNYALYPHMNVYDNMAFGLKLRKFPKEEIDRRVKEAAAILGLEQYLDRKPKALSGGQRQRVALGRAIVRDAKVFLMDEPLSNLDAKLRVAMRAEISKLHQRLQTTTIYVTHDQTEAMTMATRLVVMKDGIIQQLGSPKEVYENPENVFVGGFIGSPAMNFFNGKLEDGSFNIGEQKITVPEGKMKVLRDQGYVGKEVILGIRPEDIHDEPVFIESSVGSTITAVIEVSELLGAESMLYSQIHGQDFVARVDSRTDVKPQQQLQLALDMNKCHFFDLETESRIRSK from the coding sequence ATGGCTGAATTAAAATTAGATCACATTTATAAGGTATATGAAGGCGACGTAACTGCTGTTAAAGATTTCAACTTACACATTAAAGATAAAGAGTTTATCGTATTCGTAGGTCCATCTGGTTGCGGTAAATCAACTACACTTCGTATGATTGCAGGACTTGAGGAAATATCCAAAGGTGATTTCGAGATTGATGGAAAAAGAATGAATGATGTTGCACCAAAAGATCGCGACATTGCGATGGTATTCCAAAACTATGCATTATATCCACATATGAATGTATATGACAACATGGCATTCGGCTTGAAATTACGTAAATTCCCTAAAGAAGAAATTGATCGTCGTGTTAAGGAAGCTGCTGCAATCCTTGGCTTAGAGCAATACTTAGATCGTAAACCAAAGGCATTATCCGGTGGTCAGCGTCAACGTGTGGCACTTGGCCGTGCAATCGTTCGTGATGCAAAAGTATTCTTGATGGATGAGCCTTTGTCCAACCTTGATGCAAAGCTTCGTGTAGCGATGCGTGCGGAAATCTCCAAGCTTCACCAACGCCTGCAAACGACTACTATCTATGTAACGCATGACCAAACAGAAGCGATGACAATGGCTACACGCCTTGTTGTTATGAAAGATGGAATCATCCAACAGCTTGGTTCTCCAAAAGAAGTTTACGAAAACCCTGAGAATGTATTTGTTGGTGGATTCATCGGTTCTCCAGCAATGAACTTCTTCAATGGTAAACTTGAAGACGGTTCATTCAATATCGGTGAGCAAAAAATTACTGTCCCAGAAGGAAAAATGAAAGTTCTTCGCGATCAAGGATACGTTGGAAAAGAAGTAATCCTTGGAATTCGTCCGGAAGATATCCATGATGAGCCTGTATTTATCGAATCATCCGTAGGAAGCACAATCACAGCCGTGATTGAAGTTTCTGAGCTTCTTGGTGCAGAATCTATGTTATACTCTCAAATTCATGGTCAAGATTTCGTAGCACGTGTTGACTCCCGTACAGATGTGAAGCCTCAACAGCAACTTCAACTTGCGTTGGATATGAACAAATGCCACTTCTTCGATCTTGAAACTGAATCTCGCATTCGTTCTAAATAA
- a CDS encoding amino acid ABC transporter ATP-binding protein, translating into MISVESLYKQFGDLKVLKGIDLNVEQGKVVVVIGPSGSGKTTLLRCLNILETPTSGKVGIDQQALDFSNRVSAGKIADFRRLTGMVFQSYNLFPHMTALQNVMEGPITVKKEEKAKVEERARRLLEKVGLGDKLDFYPFQLSGGQQQRVGIARALAMEPKVMLFDEPTSALDPELVGEVLRVMKELAQEGMTMVVVTHEMKFAREVADEVIFMDDGKIVEQGTPANIFENPKNVRTKQFLRLIESNV; encoded by the coding sequence ATGATTTCAGTAGAGAGCTTATATAAGCAATTTGGAGATTTGAAAGTACTAAAAGGAATTGACTTGAATGTGGAGCAAGGGAAGGTAGTTGTGGTCATTGGCCCGTCTGGTTCAGGGAAAACAACCCTCCTTCGTTGTCTTAATATATTGGAGACACCGACTTCAGGTAAAGTGGGGATAGACCAGCAAGCCCTGGATTTTTCCAACAGGGTTTCCGCAGGCAAGATTGCCGATTTCAGGCGTTTGACAGGAATGGTCTTCCAGAGCTACAATCTGTTCCCACATATGACGGCTTTGCAAAATGTGATGGAAGGTCCGATTACAGTAAAAAAAGAAGAGAAAGCGAAAGTGGAAGAGCGGGCTCGCAGGCTTCTGGAAAAAGTGGGGCTTGGGGACAAGCTTGATTTCTACCCATTCCAGCTTTCCGGTGGCCAGCAACAGCGTGTTGGAATTGCAAGGGCGCTTGCCATGGAACCGAAAGTGATGCTCTTTGATGAACCGACATCTGCCCTTGATCCGGAACTAGTAGGCGAAGTGCTCAGAGTAATGAAGGAGCTCGCGCAGGAAGGCATGACAATGGTGGTTGTCACCCATGAAATGAAATTTGCGAGAGAAGTTGCGGATGAAGTGATCTTCATGGATGATGGAAAAATAGTAGAGCAGGGGACACCTGCAAATATCTTTGAGAATCCTAAAAATGTGAGAACAAAGCAGTTTCTGCGTTTGATAGAAAGTAATGTATAA
- a CDS encoding YheC/YheD family protein has product MKALLPVKCRDELKDNRILVPSQISSMAIESIAFGTHQFSCNASLHSGHSLIVSRPLFEKLLVPYEGNIHVFVHGGTLHLGPLIGIFTAGFTSSIIRPIGERSLFFSKLLSTERKVGAYMFLFGANHINWEDGTMEGFMFTEHGWCKKTLPFPHVVYDRLPNRRTERHRLLAQTREKMQKDYAIPWFNPGFFNKWDIHQKLMIEENIVDYLPETHNEVTIDKMEKLLSKYPFIYLKPTNGSLGLGVYKIIYNREEEVYYARYRTEDFVNKLQRSSSLEGLLSHILKNRDLSAYLIQQGIPLLKVDDSFVDFRVHTNKDDHGQWVVSAMAAKLSGKGSITTHANSGGIIKTIPEIFTDEVELKTVISKLTHASLLISEAIDTHMPGFIGEIGFDFGLDKEQRLWMFEANSKPGRSIFFHPKLRSEDILTRKLSIEYAVYLTETSIKNPEGVFS; this is encoded by the coding sequence ATGAAAGCACTCTTACCTGTCAAATGCAGGGATGAATTAAAGGACAACCGGATCCTGGTTCCGTCCCAGATCAGTAGTATGGCAATAGAATCAATCGCCTTTGGTACCCACCAGTTTTCTTGTAATGCCAGCCTTCATAGTGGACATTCTCTTATTGTCTCCAGACCTTTGTTTGAAAAACTTTTAGTCCCATATGAAGGAAATATTCATGTGTTCGTACACGGGGGGACCTTGCACCTTGGACCATTGATCGGTATTTTTACAGCAGGGTTTACCAGTTCCATTATTCGTCCGATCGGCGAGCGTTCCTTATTTTTTTCAAAACTGCTTTCCACCGAGAGAAAAGTCGGTGCATACATGTTCCTTTTCGGCGCCAACCATATCAATTGGGAAGATGGGACCATGGAAGGTTTTATGTTTACCGAACACGGATGGTGTAAAAAGACGCTTCCCTTTCCGCACGTCGTTTATGACCGGCTTCCGAACAGACGTACAGAAAGACATAGGTTGCTAGCCCAAACACGGGAAAAGATGCAAAAGGATTATGCCATACCATGGTTCAATCCGGGCTTCTTCAACAAATGGGATATTCATCAAAAATTGATGATTGAAGAAAATATCGTGGACTATCTGCCAGAAACCCATAATGAAGTGACAATCGATAAGATGGAGAAACTATTATCCAAATACCCGTTCATCTATTTGAAACCCACCAATGGAAGTTTAGGCCTTGGCGTTTATAAAATCATCTACAATCGTGAAGAGGAAGTTTATTACGCCCGTTATAGAACAGAAGACTTTGTCAATAAACTGCAACGTTCCTCCTCGCTTGAAGGGTTGTTGTCCCATATACTTAAAAATCGCGACCTGTCAGCTTATCTCATTCAACAAGGTATTCCTTTGCTGAAAGTGGATGATTCTTTTGTTGATTTCCGCGTCCACACGAATAAGGATGACCATGGTCAATGGGTAGTGAGCGCAATGGCCGCTAAGCTGAGCGGAAAAGGCAGCATTACCACCCATGCTAACAGCGGCGGAATCATCAAGACCATACCAGAAATTTTTACCGATGAGGTAGAGCTCAAAACAGTCATCAGTAAACTTACTCATGCCTCCCTTCTAATAAGTGAAGCCATTGATACCCATATGCCTGGCTTCATCGGAGAAATAGGGTTTGATTTTGGACTTGATAAGGAACAAAGGCTTTGGATGTTTGAAGCCAATTCCAAACCTGGCCGCTCCATATTTTTTCATCCGAAATTGCGAAGTGAAGATATTCTGACACGTAAGCTTTCCATCGAATATGCGGTTTATTTGACGGAAACCTCAATAAAAAATCCGGAGGGTGTTTTTTCATGA
- a CDS encoding YheC/YheD family protein yields the protein MNFQAVRVIPIEIEKKSPVPIIQISGALAKRLKLPEDISICTVQCSRNTITCNIVNINIEGNLVRMDRTIQESLLLFEEERTYLITYDAESNKLHIGPVIALLTEISVKEDEQIDLKSIEDYCMELANYSEDIGVIFYVFTFHKELSKKSMEGFYLENNMWNKALLPFPQVVHNRLHKRTNEKSEMFREFTDQLQEWSIPYFNAHFLNKWTVHEQLAEVEHLLPYLPDTALFSAKRLETWLETYSVVFLKPINGNQGKQIFKVCKTSEGYKLDYSSLQQQASQTYSSFHDLYKRLSPHIKKRQYILQQGLNLVHLDERPVDFRYLCHRTENNRWQVTSTTARASKSGSFVSNLAQGGEMLSVNHVLSAQFDAKEMPQIRKHLKELALEVAMEIGAVSEGIFGELGIDLAIDKTGHPWIIEVNTKPSKNLDQPQSTRTIRPSAKAVILYCLNLIHEHLKER from the coding sequence ATGAACTTTCAAGCAGTCAGGGTAATTCCTATTGAAATTGAAAAAAAATCACCTGTACCAATTATACAAATAAGTGGAGCTTTGGCAAAAAGATTAAAGCTTCCGGAAGATATATCCATATGTACCGTCCAATGCAGTCGGAATACAATTACATGCAATATCGTAAACATCAATATAGAAGGAAACCTGGTAAGAATGGACAGAACCATCCAGGAGTCGTTGCTTCTGTTTGAAGAAGAAAGGACGTATCTTATCACCTATGATGCTGAGTCTAACAAGCTTCATATCGGCCCTGTCATCGCCCTTCTTACAGAAATATCCGTAAAAGAAGATGAGCAGATCGACCTTAAATCCATTGAAGACTATTGTATGGAGCTTGCAAACTATTCAGAAGATATCGGAGTCATCTTTTATGTATTTACCTTTCATAAAGAACTATCCAAAAAAAGCATGGAAGGGTTCTATCTGGAAAATAACATGTGGAACAAAGCACTGCTCCCATTTCCTCAGGTCGTTCATAACCGACTCCATAAACGTACGAATGAGAAGAGTGAAATGTTCCGGGAATTTACCGACCAATTACAAGAATGGAGCATCCCTTATTTCAATGCTCATTTTCTCAATAAATGGACCGTCCATGAGCAGCTTGCCGAAGTGGAACATTTGCTTCCATACCTGCCTGATACGGCACTCTTTTCTGCTAAGCGTCTTGAAACATGGCTGGAAACGTATTCTGTGGTGTTTTTAAAACCGATCAATGGCAACCAGGGAAAGCAAATCTTCAAAGTTTGTAAAACTTCAGAAGGCTATAAATTGGATTACTCTTCCCTTCAACAACAAGCATCTCAAACATACAGCAGTTTCCATGATTTGTACAAGCGACTTTCCCCCCATATCAAGAAAAGGCAATACATCCTGCAGCAAGGCTTGAATCTGGTACATCTTGATGAAAGACCGGTGGATTTCCGTTATCTGTGCCATCGTACCGAAAATAATCGTTGGCAGGTCACCTCCACCACCGCCAGGGCATCCAAAAGCGGTTCATTCGTTTCAAATCTTGCCCAGGGAGGGGAGATGCTATCTGTCAACCATGTACTGAGCGCACAATTTGATGCAAAGGAAATGCCCCAGATCCGTAAGCACCTGAAAGAACTGGCCTTGGAAGTCGCGATGGAAATAGGGGCTGTTTCTGAAGGCATCTTCGGGGAATTGGGCATTGACCTCGCGATAGATAAAACCGGTCACCCTTGGATTATTGAAGTAAATACAAAACCGTCCAAAAACTTGGATCAACCCCAAAGCACAAGGACAATTCGACCTTCTGCAAAAGCTGTCATTCTCTATTGCCTAAACCTTATTCATGAACATTTAAAGGAGAGATAA
- a CDS encoding amino acid ABC transporter substrate-binding protein, translated as MKKKLLSALALLFLSAVVLAACGTSNDNGSTGDAPKEETDNLLSKVEKEGELLIGTEGTYPPFTFHDKSGKLTGFDVEIAEAIAEKMGVEAKFMETQWDAMFAGLDSKRFDMIANQVGIREDRQEKYDFSDHYITSAAVLVTKEDNDEINGFEDIDGKKSAQSLTSNYADIAREYNAEIEGVEGFNQAIELINSNRVDVTINDKLSVLDFQKNRPNAAIKIVAESDNAAQSGFMFRKGSDELVEAVNKALAEIIEDGTYEEIAEKWFGENVLN; from the coding sequence ATGAAGAAAAAATTACTATCAGCTTTAGCACTTCTTTTCCTATCAGCAGTGGTACTTGCAGCTTGTGGTACATCAAATGACAACGGTTCAACAGGAGATGCTCCTAAAGAAGAAACAGACAATCTTTTAAGCAAAGTAGAAAAGGAAGGCGAGCTTCTAATTGGAACAGAAGGTACATATCCGCCATTTACTTTTCATGATAAGTCAGGGAAACTGACAGGATTTGACGTGGAAATTGCTGAAGCGATTGCAGAGAAAATGGGTGTAGAAGCAAAGTTCATGGAAACGCAATGGGATGCCATGTTTGCAGGCCTTGACTCTAAGCGCTTTGATATGATTGCAAATCAAGTAGGTATTCGTGAGGATCGCCAAGAGAAATATGATTTCTCCGATCACTACATCACCTCTGCTGCCGTACTTGTTACGAAAGAGGATAATGACGAAATTAATGGCTTTGAAGATATCGATGGGAAAAAATCGGCGCAATCCCTGACAAGCAACTATGCAGATATTGCGCGTGAATACAATGCGGAAATTGAAGGAGTCGAAGGATTCAATCAAGCAATTGAATTAATAAACTCAAACCGTGTGGATGTCACGATTAATGATAAATTGTCCGTACTTGATTTCCAAAAGAACCGGCCGAATGCAGCCATTAAAATCGTAGCAGAGTCTGACAACGCAGCGCAAAGTGGTTTTATGTTCCGAAAAGGCAGTGACGAGCTTGTAGAAGCTGTGAATAAAGCACTTGCTGAAATCATTGAAGACGGAACGTACGAAGAAATTGCAGAGAAATGGTTTGGTGAAAATGTACTTAACTAG
- a CDS encoding DUF805 domain-containing protein: protein MHWYLEGFRNYFNFSGRARRKEYWIFTLGNFVIFWVVAILLITIFPNNDTPGVIFILVYGVVMFLPTISITVRRLHDIGRSGWWNLLGLIPLIGWIPIFVFACMESESDNKYGPNPRKLPPVYKEGTIAR from the coding sequence ATGCATTGGTATTTAGAAGGTTTCAGAAATTATTTTAACTTCAGTGGGAGAGCTAGAAGGAAGGAGTATTGGATTTTCACTTTAGGAAATTTCGTAATATTCTGGGTAGTGGCTATTTTACTCATCACCATTTTCCCAAATAATGATACACCTGGTGTAATATTCATATTGGTTTATGGAGTTGTCATGTTTTTACCAACCATCTCCATTACCGTTCGCAGATTGCATGATATCGGAAGAAGCGGTTGGTGGAATTTACTTGGACTTATTCCCCTGATTGGCTGGATTCCCATTTTCGTCTTCGCTTGCATGGAAAGTGAATCTGATAATAAGTATGGACCAAATCCAAGGAAGCTTCCTCCTGTCTATAAGGAAGGAACCATTGCCCGTTAG
- a CDS encoding YheC/YheD family protein, with protein sequence MITLGVLSFSQPTPYLTRIAEHAIKNGVRTCILSPAQLTGNPSIVNGLLYSPSKEEWESTSFPIPSFIYDRCYYGNKKTRLFKIHTETLKMREDVHFLGYGLPNKWEVYQSLSSLPELEAFFPTTRKLTSVAYFLSHFTHHDNWLIKPINGSQGRGLIKVEKVSGQYVVKEVVQPGEQLHVFRSEAHLKKWLHIRMQHVDYLFQPFLPLQNKKNAPFDLRLLLQKDEEGKWTERVRAIRTGPKNYITSNLAGGGEMLPFSVLLHGVSPLKRKKMEEQLQAIVEGLPPAIEKNIKSLFELGIDIGVDPDYNLWILDINSKPGHKIVTMASPTVKTEIYEAPSRYCMYLSSIKR encoded by the coding sequence ATGATAACCCTTGGTGTCCTCTCGTTTTCACAACCTACCCCCTACCTTACGAGAATTGCGGAACATGCGATAAAAAATGGCGTCAGGACTTGCATCCTTTCACCTGCTCAATTAACAGGAAATCCTTCTATTGTGAATGGACTGTTATACTCTCCATCTAAAGAGGAATGGGAGAGCACGTCATTTCCCATTCCTTCTTTTATCTACGATCGTTGTTACTATGGAAATAAAAAGACACGTCTCTTCAAGATCCATACAGAAACACTGAAAATGAGGGAGGATGTACACTTTCTGGGCTATGGCCTGCCAAATAAATGGGAAGTGTATCAGTCACTATCTTCCCTTCCAGAATTAGAGGCTTTTTTCCCAACCACAAGAAAGTTGACAAGTGTGGCTTATTTTTTGTCCCATTTTACCCACCACGACAACTGGTTGATCAAACCGATAAATGGATCGCAAGGAAGGGGCTTGATAAAGGTGGAGAAGGTTAGTGGGCAATACGTCGTAAAGGAAGTGGTGCAGCCAGGAGAACAACTCCATGTATTCCGGTCTGAAGCCCATTTGAAAAAATGGCTACATATTCGAATGCAGCATGTTGACTATCTTTTTCAACCTTTTCTTCCTTTGCAAAATAAAAAGAATGCACCCTTTGATTTGAGGCTCCTTCTTCAAAAAGACGAGGAGGGGAAATGGACAGAAAGAGTTCGCGCCATCAGGACAGGTCCTAAAAACTATATCACCTCTAACTTGGCAGGCGGTGGCGAGATGCTCCCTTTTTCAGTACTTCTTCATGGAGTCTCCCCTTTAAAAAGAAAGAAGATGGAAGAGCAATTGCAAGCTATTGTTGAAGGTTTGCCACCTGCCATTGAAAAGAACATAAAGTCACTATTTGAACTTGGCATAGATATAGGTGTGGATCCCGACTATAATTTATGGATTTTAGATATTAATTCCAAGCCAGGTCATAAGATAGTAACAATGGCTTCCCCTACTGTTAAGACAGAAATCTATGAAGCCCCGAGCAGGTACTGTATGTACTTGTCGTCTATCAAAAGGTGA
- a CDS encoding YheC/YheD family protein, translated as MKELYYELDSQTWYQNFDEEEKVTFGKYYSVPYKKEHSSKHINLPFLLKDSKAGPLVAILATPKQEGFVGNVGLFKRIQKSLQQHGGLSVVVTPKSLTENGGDGFCYLPQHDHWIKMRTPLPDIIYNRLSSYEDERRFLDQTEKLASLYHIPVFNPHFFDKWELHLQLQDNEKLIQHLPKTALLSEDTLGEYLSTYPAVYIKKRKSKKGKGIYLIIRNGNTYLMRTTSPSTVLFPTLGKLARFLQKEEALDSYIIQEAISTLPMKGKKFDYRILAHANHNRFTITGVGVRLAKKQQVTTHVPAGGAIVSTDELPVTTDHETMNLLINHCGKQLNAFYDEIGEFSADVGVTREGKLYIFELNAKPMDFDEPPIKQQAAENITRVFYERTDYSKQESTS; from the coding sequence ATGAAAGAACTATATTATGAACTAGACTCCCAGACTTGGTATCAGAATTTTGACGAAGAAGAAAAGGTGACGTTTGGAAAGTACTATTCTGTTCCATATAAAAAAGAGCATTCATCTAAACATATTAACCTCCCTTTTCTCCTTAAAGATTCTAAAGCAGGCCCTCTTGTCGCCATATTGGCCACTCCGAAACAAGAAGGCTTTGTTGGGAACGTCGGATTATTCAAACGTATACAGAAGAGCCTTCAGCAACATGGAGGCCTTTCTGTTGTAGTCACCCCAAAGAGCCTTACGGAAAATGGAGGCGATGGATTTTGTTATCTGCCTCAACATGACCATTGGATAAAGATGCGAACCCCTCTGCCAGACATTATCTATAATCGCTTATCCAGCTATGAGGATGAAAGACGATTTCTTGATCAAACGGAGAAGCTTGCATCTCTTTATCACATCCCTGTGTTCAATCCCCATTTCTTTGACAAATGGGAGCTACACCTGCAGTTGCAGGATAATGAAAAATTAATCCAGCATCTTCCGAAAACCGCACTCCTTTCTGAGGATACATTAGGCGAGTACCTTTCAACCTACCCGGCGGTTTATATTAAGAAGCGGAAAAGCAAGAAAGGAAAAGGAATCTATCTTATTATCCGGAATGGTAATACTTATTTGATGAGGACAACTTCCCCCTCAACCGTCCTGTTTCCAACCTTGGGCAAACTTGCTCGCTTCCTTCAAAAGGAGGAAGCCCTGGATTCCTATATCATTCAAGAAGCTATCTCCACTTTGCCAATGAAAGGGAAAAAGTTTGATTATCGGATTTTAGCCCACGCAAATCATAACCGTTTTACCATCACCGGTGTCGGAGTTAGGTTGGCAAAAAAACAGCAAGTAACCACCCATGTCCCTGCAGGTGGTGCCATCGTCTCAACAGATGAACTTCCAGTTACAACAGACCATGAGACCATGAATCTTCTGATAAATCATTGTGGAAAACAGCTAAATGCTTTTTATGACGAAATTGGAGAATTTTCTGCAGATGTTGGGGTGACACGTGAAGGAAAGCTTTATATTTTTGAACTGAATGCCAAACCGATGGATTTTGATGAGCCCCCGATCAAGCAGCAGGCTGCTGAAAATATTACCAGAGTGTTTTATGAGAGAACGGATTATTCCAAGCAGGAATCCACTTCATAA